The Fortiea contorta PCC 7126 genome has a segment encoding these proteins:
- a CDS encoding DUF4335 domain-containing protein, with amino-acid sequence MNIQRKYSLPNCTLLLEGLSDATRAVHFQELRPELSILVNAECYLSNYEQPLVGGREFFESLVRAVSGYAQEFLSSVPNPQAHNHDSELVELQKIDNNRHRLIVHSEMDTAGFETNHNRGNQAVEIDLNTVQLFDLVEAVDQFFADTQTLPELSLELQPVTRRSSVASQALIRQVVPAGLGVSSVAVAAVAFSLIPVPQVLPPEPKPQEKSSSITPTASPVASQSATPTLTPTVTPTPIASATPTLTPIAAPPTTVKDLEALLNTVPEITDASQLRALNRQLYNQINPAWTNRGGLKEDLVYRVGVALDGAIIGYKAVNQKANEEVDKTPLPNLLYNPANRNSPTNEPIAQFKVVFTRAGVPEVSPWRGYIGKPDVVGAKISDPQKISELNQKLYTTIRKKWAGTPSYDQELRYRVAIDKDGAISDYEPLNQIAVDFQKETPLLNMLQEVYGANRIVPDSKEPLAHFQVVFRPSGKLEVHPWEGYR; translated from the coding sequence ATGAATATCCAACGTAAATATAGTTTACCGAACTGCACATTGCTGCTGGAGGGCTTAAGTGATGCCACGAGGGCGGTACATTTCCAAGAGCTGCGCCCCGAATTATCAATTTTGGTAAACGCCGAATGCTACTTATCCAACTATGAACAGCCTTTAGTAGGAGGGCGCGAGTTTTTTGAAAGCTTGGTCAGAGCAGTTAGCGGTTATGCTCAAGAATTTTTGAGCAGCGTTCCCAACCCCCAAGCACACAACCATGATTCAGAGCTAGTAGAACTGCAAAAAATCGATAACAACAGGCACAGGCTCATTGTCCATTCAGAAATGGACACAGCAGGCTTTGAGACTAACCATAACCGTGGTAACCAGGCTGTGGAAATAGACCTGAACACAGTGCAGTTGTTTGATTTAGTCGAGGCGGTGGATCAATTTTTTGCTGATACCCAAACTTTACCAGAGTTGTCACTAGAATTACAACCTGTTACCAGACGCAGTAGCGTTGCTAGTCAAGCATTAATCAGACAGGTTGTACCTGCTGGACTTGGTGTCTCCAGTGTAGCAGTGGCAGCAGTTGCTTTTAGCTTAATTCCCGTACCGCAAGTACTTCCGCCAGAGCCAAAGCCACAAGAAAAATCTAGCTCGATAACACCTACCGCTAGTCCTGTTGCTAGTCAATCTGCAACTCCCACTCTGACCCCCACGGTAACACCTACACCCATCGCCTCCGCGACTCCCACTCTGACTCCGATAGCAGCACCACCCACCACAGTTAAAGATTTAGAAGCACTATTAAATACAGTTCCAGAAATTACCGACGCATCACAACTGCGGGCTTTAAATCGCCAACTCTACAATCAAATTAATCCAGCTTGGACTAATCGTGGTGGATTGAAAGAAGATTTAGTCTATCGTGTCGGCGTAGCCTTGGATGGGGCAATTATTGGTTATAAAGCAGTCAATCAAAAAGCCAATGAGGAAGTAGATAAAACCCCTCTGCCCAATCTACTTTATAATCCTGCCAACCGTAATTCTCCTACTAATGAACCAATTGCCCAATTTAAAGTAGTATTTACTCGTGCGGGTGTGCCAGAAGTTAGCCCATGGCGGGGATACATCGGTAAGCCTGATGTGGTGGGAGCGAAAATTTCCGACCCGCAAAAAATCAGCGAATTAAACCAAAAGCTTTACACCACAATTCGTAAAAAATGGGCTGGTACTCCTAGCTATGACCAAGAACTGAGATATCGAGTCGCAATTGATAAAGATGGTGCAATTTCTGATTATGAACCACTCAATCAAATTGCTGTTGATTTCCAAAAAGAAACTCCTCTGCTGAACATGTTACAAGAAGTGTACGGTGCAAATCGCATTGTCCCCGACAGCAAAGAACCCCTCGCCCACTTCCAAGTCGTGTTTCGCCCTAGCGGGAAGCTAGAAGTTCATCCTTGGGAAGGTTATCGGTAA